In Herbinix luporum, a single window of DNA contains:
- a CDS encoding MATE family efflux transporter: MFTNKDLLKLIIPLIIEQILAVTVGMADGIMVARVGEAAVSGVSIVDSINFLLIGLFSAIATGGAVVSSQFLGQKKEKNASLAGEQLIVSNLALSIIIMIVTLAGRNMILSFLFGKVEADVMRNARIYFFYSALSYPFIAVYNACAALFRSMGNSKISMIVSIIANVINVAGNAILIFGFKMGVAGAAIPTLVSRIFSAVVMFILLMNKDMPIHIVNILKYRPNMVMIKRILRIGIPNGMENSVFQIGKILVQGIVAGLGTSAITANSIASNIGGFGVLPGSAVGLALITVVGQCVGAGYYDGVKLYTKKLMKITHLVMAGLNILIIFLIPVILKLYKVSDVTADIASTLMLYHCILSTFFWPPSFSLPNALRAASDVKFTMWVSMFSMWMWRIGFSYILAIVFDMGVLGVWIAMTIDWVFRSACFIYRFKKEKYRKFTSI, translated from the coding sequence ATGTTTACTAACAAAGACTTACTAAAATTAATTATTCCCTTGATAATTGAGCAGATACTGGCTGTTACCGTTGGTATGGCCGATGGTATTATGGTGGCTAGGGTCGGAGAAGCGGCGGTATCAGGTGTTTCTATTGTAGATAGCATTAATTTTCTTCTTATCGGATTATTTAGTGCTATTGCAACAGGAGGGGCTGTAGTATCATCGCAGTTTCTGGGACAAAAAAAAGAAAAGAATGCCTCCCTTGCAGGAGAGCAGCTTATAGTATCTAATTTGGCGTTATCAATTATAATTATGATTGTTACATTGGCAGGACGAAATATGATATTAAGTTTTTTATTTGGTAAAGTGGAAGCAGATGTTATGAGAAATGCTAGAATCTACTTTTTTTATTCAGCTTTATCCTATCCCTTTATTGCTGTTTATAATGCTTGTGCAGCCTTGTTTCGCTCCATGGGAAACTCAAAGATATCCATGATTGTTTCTATTATTGCCAATGTTATTAATGTTGCTGGTAATGCCATCTTGATTTTTGGCTTTAAGATGGGGGTAGCCGGTGCGGCAATTCCGACTTTAGTATCAAGAATTTTTTCAGCTGTGGTTATGTTTATTCTGCTTATGAATAAGGATATGCCAATTCACATAGTTAATATCTTAAAATATAGGCCCAATATGGTAATGATAAAGCGTATCTTAAGAATCGGTATACCAAACGGTATGGAAAATAGTGTATTTCAGATAGGTAAGATTTTGGTTCAAGGTATTGTGGCGGGACTGGGTACATCGGCTATTACCGCCAATTCCATTGCAAGTAATATAGGCGGCTTTGGAGTTCTTCCCGGATCAGCCGTGGGACTTGCCTTAATAACAGTAGTAGGTCAATGTGTGGGAGCGGGGTATTATGACGGAGTTAAGTTATATACCAAAAAATTGATGAAGATTACTCATTTAGTTATGGCCGGGCTCAATATACTGATTATATTTTTGATACCTGTAATCTTAAAGCTATATAAGGTCAGTGATGTTACGGCAGATATAGCATCCACCCTGATGCTTTATCATTGTATCTTGTCTACCTTCTTCTGGCCTCCATCATTTTCCTTGCCCAATGCCTTAAGGGCGGCCAGTGATGTTAAGTTCACCATGTGGGTATCTATGTTTTCCATGTGGATGTGGAGGATAGGCTTTAGTTATATATTGGCTATTGTATTTGATATGGGAGTATTAGGAGTATGGATTGCCATGACAATAGACTGGGTCTTTCGTTCCGCCTGCTTTATCTACCGCTTCAAAAAGGAAAAATATCGAAAATTTACATCAATATAA
- a CDS encoding VanW family protein: MINVKKSIVSIILMLFALVFLPSPKLTYANENNEKKNTICKGVFIDTVDIGGMTALEAKEALKNHINELRSKSVSIVVGDDKITTTMGELGYTYETKDYIKYIKEAIRFGKSGNLIKRYKDNKDIEYHNKVYPLTYTYDEDKVRNFVELEAKKYEVAPKNASFSRKNGKFVYTDHKLGSKVEVEETVSSIKEILDNWDRNDFEVKVIMKDVEPDFTKESLQKCTSILGEFSTSIRNSTDGRAANVANGARLINNALLYPGEIFSAYSYLLPFTASNGYYEASAYRSGEIIQSIGGGACQVVTTLYNAVLLAEMEVVERYAHSMTVSYVDLAFDAAIAEGAKNFRFRNSSKMPILVEAFCENDKLTFRIWGHETRDLDKRTIKFENKIIKEIEPPSEEKITEDPTKPRYYREITQYPIKGYQAELYKIVYENGVEVSRKKINTSYYHAEPAHVTVGTGDTMGFNFFN; encoded by the coding sequence ATGATAAATGTAAAAAAATCTATAGTCTCGATAATTTTAATGTTATTTGCTTTAGTTTTTTTACCTAGCCCAAAACTTACATATGCTAATGAAAATAATGAGAAGAAGAATACCATATGTAAAGGGGTTTTTATCGATACGGTTGATATTGGAGGCATGACTGCCCTTGAAGCTAAGGAGGCCCTAAAAAATCATATCAATGAGCTTCGCAGCAAAAGCGTAAGTATAGTGGTAGGAGATGATAAAATCACTACTACCATGGGAGAGCTAGGTTATACATATGAAACAAAAGATTATATAAAATATATCAAAGAGGCTATTAGATTTGGTAAATCAGGAAATCTAATTAAAAGATATAAGGACAATAAAGATATTGAATATCACAACAAGGTATATCCTTTAACATATACATATGATGAGGACAAGGTTAGAAACTTTGTTGAGCTAGAGGCTAAAAAATATGAAGTAGCCCCTAAAAATGCTTCCTTTAGCAGAAAGAATGGCAAGTTTGTGTATACAGATCATAAATTAGGTAGCAAGGTAGAAGTAGAGGAGACAGTTTCATCCATTAAAGAAATATTAGATAACTGGGATCGTAATGATTTTGAAGTGAAGGTAATTATGAAGGATGTTGAACCGGACTTTACTAAGGAGTCTCTTCAAAAATGCACTTCAATTCTTGGTGAATTTAGTACAAGTATAAGAAATTCTACTGATGGTAGGGCGGCCAATGTAGCTAACGGTGCCAGATTGATTAATAATGCCCTTCTTTATCCCGGTGAGATTTTCTCTGCATATTCTTATTTGCTTCCATTTACAGCCAGTAACGGTTATTATGAAGCATCGGCCTATAGGTCGGGAGAAATCATACAAAGTATAGGGGGCGGTGCCTGCCAGGTGGTCACTACCTTATATAATGCAGTTTTGCTTGCTGAAATGGAAGTGGTAGAAAGATATGCTCACTCCATGACAGTATCCTATGTGGACTTGGCCTTTGATGCTGCCATAGCAGAAGGAGCTAAGAATTTTAGATTTAGAAATAGTAGTAAAATGCCTATTTTAGTTGAAGCATTTTGTGAAAATGATAAACTTACATTCCGAATATGGGGACATGAGACCAGGGATTTGGATAAAAGGACAATAAAATTTGAAAATAAGATTATAAAGGAGATAGAACCTCCCTCAGAAGAAAAAATAACAGAAGATCCTACCAAACCGAGATATTATAGAGAAATCACCCAATATCCGATAAAAGGTTATCAAGCAGAGTTATACAAAATAGTTTATGAAAATGGTGTAGAGGTAAGTAGAAAAAAAATCAACACAAGTTATTACCATGCAGAACCGGCCCATGTTACTGTAGGTACAGGAGATACTATGGGATTTAACTTTTTTAACTAA
- a CDS encoding MFS transporter: MKNMIKYIFNVRLPHAINSLTSPRNKVMRLFTYEGILITLINNLVGSHNNLMATRLGAGDYELGLVTILPQLVGMIILIPGGILTDCLKNKRDMVTSALFAVACIYTLIGFVPALSFNQLGGFLILLALSSAPMTIYNISWQAYFSDVVHPNGRNSVLAVRSGLSFLIGITITLMGGALLSSAPTNADKIRIHQIFLWVGAVLLMLQILVLKKIPGKSAQQNKKFSIKDIKKAFVDLAGNRKFLGFVSVALFFYMTWHMDWTLYFIGQTQYLGMNEAWLSYVNIGNALIQFLTMGIWSKINSKQGVRFAIIFGSLGLALCPVGMIISTSINSAHAKLIFLILNTIFNITLATTSLNILQCLLQVIPERNKTLNISIYTSLVMLSNGIMPLVGVAIYQKLGGDLRAFHIIFWIIFILRLIATFLWAIRWWMLKDEA, encoded by the coding sequence ATGAAGAACATGATTAAGTATATTTTTAATGTAAGACTTCCTCATGCTATTAACTCCTTAACCTCCCCCAGAAACAAAGTTATGAGGCTTTTTACATATGAGGGAATTTTAATTACCCTAATCAATAATTTGGTTGGAAGCCATAATAATCTAATGGCTACCAGATTAGGGGCAGGGGATTATGAATTAGGACTTGTAACTATACTCCCACAGCTGGTAGGAATGATTATCTTGATTCCGGGAGGTATTCTTACAGATTGCTTAAAAAATAAGCGTGATATGGTAACTTCAGCTTTATTTGCTGTAGCTTGTATTTATACACTTATTGGCTTTGTTCCGGCCCTAAGCTTTAATCAGTTGGGGGGTTTTTTAATTTTACTAGCTTTATCTTCAGCTCCCATGACCATATATAATATATCTTGGCAGGCCTATTTTTCTGATGTGGTTCATCCAAACGGAAGAAATAGTGTTTTGGCTGTAAGATCCGGCCTGTCTTTTTTAATTGGAATAACTATTACCCTGATGGGAGGAGCACTACTGTCATCAGCACCTACTAATGCTGATAAGATTCGTATACATCAGATTTTTTTGTGGGTGGGGGCTGTCCTTTTAATGCTTCAGATTTTGGTTCTTAAGAAAATACCCGGTAAATCTGCACAGCAAAATAAAAAGTTTAGTATAAAGGATATAAAAAAGGCTTTTGTTGATTTGGCTGGTAACAGAAAATTCTTAGGTTTTGTTAGTGTTGCCCTATTTTTCTACATGACATGGCATATGGACTGGACCTTATACTTTATCGGGCAGACTCAGTATCTTGGAATGAATGAGGCATGGTTAAGCTATGTGAATATAGGAAATGCCTTGATTCAATTTTTAACCATGGGTATATGGAGTAAGATTAATTCAAAACAAGGGGTAAGATTTGCCATTATATTTGGAAGTCTTGGGCTTGCTTTATGTCCGGTGGGTATGATTATCTCAACCAGTATAAATTCAGCCCATGCTAAGTTGATTTTCCTAATTTTAAATACAATATTTAATATTACCTTGGCTACAACATCATTGAATATTCTTCAGTGTTTGCTTCAGGTAATACCGGAAAGAAATAAAACTTTGAATATTTCTATATATACAAGCTTGGTTATGCTTTCTAACGGTATTATGCCCCTGGTAGGAGTTGCTATTTATCAAAAGCTTGGCGGAGACCTTAGGGCCTTTCATATAATATTTTGGATAATCTTTATCCTTAGACTAATTGCAACCTTCCTTTGGGCCATAAGATGGTGGATGCTTAAGGATGAGGCATAA
- a CDS encoding YebC/PmpR family DNA-binding transcriptional regulator: MAGHSKFANIKHKKEKNDAAKGKIFTKLGRELAVAVKEGGPDPNINSRLRDAIAKAKANNMPNDTIERSIKRAAGDSASVNYEQVTYEGYGPNGTAIIVEALTDNKNRTAANVRNAFTKGGGNVGTTGCVSFMFDRKGQIIIDKEECTMASDNLMLLALDAGAEDFIEEDDSFEIITDPDSFSEVRESLEKEGIPMVQAEVTMIPQTWVELTDEQDIKSMNRILDLLDEDDDVQQVYHNWDE, translated from the coding sequence ATGGCTGGACATTCAAAGTTTGCAAATATTAAACATAAAAAAGAAAAAAATGATGCAGCTAAGGGTAAAATATTTACCAAACTTGGCCGTGAATTGGCGGTTGCAGTAAAAGAGGGTGGACCTGATCCCAATATTAACAGCAGATTAAGGGATGCTATTGCCAAAGCAAAAGCCAACAATATGCCCAATGACACTATTGAACGAAGCATTAAAAGAGCAGCAGGAGATTCTGCTTCAGTCAATTATGAACAGGTAACTTATGAAGGATACGGACCTAACGGAACCGCTATAATCGTGGAAGCCTTAACCGATAATAAAAATAGAACAGCTGCCAATGTACGAAATGCATTTACTAAGGGTGGAGGTAATGTAGGTACCACCGGATGCGTATCTTTTATGTTTGATAGAAAGGGTCAGATTATAATTGATAAAGAAGAATGCACTATGGCTTCCGATAATCTGATGCTTTTAGCACTGGATGCAGGTGCTGAGGATTTTATAGAAGAAGATGACAGTTTTGAAATTATTACAGATCCGGATTCATTTAGTGAAGTAAGAGAAAGTCTTGAAAAAGAAGGTATCCCTATGGTACAGGCTGAAGTTACCATGATACCTCAGACCTGGGTAGAACTTACCGATGAACAGGATATAAAGAGTATGAATAGAATCCTAGATCTTCTAGATGAAGATGATGATGTACAGCAGGTATATCATAACTGGGATGAGTAA
- the argR gene encoding arginine repressor: MKLSRQSKILELISKYDIETQEELTEWLMKEGYNVTQATVSRDIRELKLTKVAMDGGRQKYIAIQKTEPGLSEKYTRVLREGFLSMDMAQNILVIKTVSGMAMAVAAALDALQMNSIVGCIAGDDTIMCAIRTAEETVSVMEKLSKIINNVE; encoded by the coding sequence ATGAAATTAAGTAGACAAAGCAAAATTCTTGAGTTAATTAGTAAGTATGATATTGAAACCCAGGAAGAATTAACTGAATGGTTAATGAAGGAAGGTTATAATGTAACGCAGGCAACGGTATCTAGGGATATAAGGGAACTTAAGCTGACCAAAGTGGCCATGGACGGTGGCAGGCAAAAATATATTGCAATTCAAAAGACAGAGCCGGGGCTTAGTGAGAAATATACCCGAGTACTGCGGGAAGGCTTTTTATCCATGGATATGGCTCAGAATATCTTAGTTATTAAGACTGTATCAGGAATGGCAATGGCTGTGGCAGCCGCCTTAGATGCGCTTCAGATGAACAGCATCGTAGGATGTATTGCAGGAGACGATACAATTATGTGTGCCATTAGAACAGCTGAGGAAACCGTATCTGTTATGGAGAAGCTTAGTAAGATTATTAATAATGTGGAATAG
- a CDS encoding NAD(+)/NADH kinase has protein sequence MDRFLIITNENKDRDNLVTRQIAQLVEASGRKMAITGTLNLENNKEKFRDLEAECAIVLGGDGTIIHCATHLLDMDIPIPILGINLGTVGFLAEIEKKHISEALNRLFEDDYEIENRIMLQGEFLPSKDKPPDDNKNFKGYVLNDIVISRKGFSGVIKVQIYVNDQLVDDYRGDGVIISTPTGSTAYNLAAGGPIIMPNADVMVVTPICPHSLSPRSVVVSAEDTIKVVVKKSKKAQHDEAVAVFDGQNVIDLETEDKILIKKAPYSTKLIRLNQTSIYEILRSKLINNCDEI, from the coding sequence ATGGACAGATTTTTGATTATAACAAATGAGAATAAAGACAGAGATAATTTAGTTACCAGGCAGATTGCCCAGCTTGTTGAAGCCTCAGGAAGAAAAATGGCGATTACCGGGACCCTAAATTTAGAGAATAATAAAGAAAAATTTCGTGACCTTGAGGCAGAATGTGCCATTGTCTTAGGGGGCGATGGTACAATAATTCATTGTGCAACTCATTTGCTGGATATGGATATACCCATTCCCATTCTTGGTATTAATTTAGGTACTGTAGGTTTTCTTGCAGAGATAGAAAAAAAGCACATATCGGAGGCTCTTAATAGATTATTTGAAGATGATTATGAAATTGAGAACAGAATAATGCTCCAAGGAGAATTTCTGCCTTCTAAGGATAAACCTCCTGATGATAATAAAAACTTTAAGGGATACGTTTTAAATGATATAGTTATATCAAGAAAAGGTTTTTCAGGAGTAATAAAGGTACAAATTTATGTAAATGATCAGCTTGTAGATGATTATAGGGGAGACGGTGTTATAATCTCTACTCCTACCGGCTCTACGGCTTATAATTTAGCTGCGGGGGGACCCATTATAATGCCTAATGCTGATGTTATGGTTGTTACCCCAATTTGTCCTCATTCCTTAAGTCCCAGAAGCGTAGTTGTATCGGCAGAGGATACAATTAAAGTTGTAGTTAAGAAAAGTAAAAAAGCCCAGCATGATGAAGCTGTTGCTGTATTTGACGGCCAGAATGTCATTGACCTTGAAACAGAAGATAAGATCTTGATTAAAAAGGCACCGTATAGTACTAAATTGATTCGATTGAACCAGACCAGTATATATGAAATTTTACGTTCTAAGCTTATTAATAATTGTGATGAAATTTAA
- a CDS encoding TlyA family RNA methyltransferase produces the protein MKERLDVLLVNRNLAQSRERAKAIIMSGNVFVDGQREDKAGSTFSVDVKIEIKGEKLKYVSRGGLKLEKALEVFPINLEGKICMDVGSSTGGFTDCMLQNGAAKVYAVDVGTNQLAWKLRQDERVVAMEKTNIRYLTPDQIQDNISFVSIDVSFISLTKVLQPVKELMSLDGELVCLIKPQFEAGREKVGKKGVVRDKSVHMEVIYQVLSYGLQIGFEYQGLSYSPIKGPEGNIEYLLYLKNKQKPQENLNITEIINPKTIESVVLEAHNEL, from the coding sequence ATGAAGGAACGACTGGATGTGCTTTTAGTAAATCGTAATTTGGCCCAGTCTAGGGAGAGGGCCAAAGCAATCATTATGTCGGGGAATGTATTTGTTGACGGACAGCGGGAAGATAAGGCAGGAAGCACATTTTCAGTGGATGTAAAGATAGAAATAAAAGGTGAAAAGCTTAAATATGTCAGCCGTGGAGGTTTAAAGCTGGAGAAGGCCTTGGAGGTATTTCCTATTAATTTAGAAGGAAAGATTTGCATGGATGTAGGTTCTTCTACGGGAGGATTTACAGACTGTATGCTGCAAAATGGTGCTGCCAAGGTATATGCAGTTGATGTAGGAACTAACCAATTGGCTTGGAAGCTTAGGCAGGATGAACGGGTAGTGGCTATGGAAAAGACAAATATCCGCTATCTTACCCCTGATCAAATACAAGATAATATATCCTTTGTATCAATAGATGTATCCTTTATATCTCTTACAAAAGTTCTTCAACCGGTAAAAGAATTAATGAGCTTAGACGGTGAGCTGGTTTGCCTAATAAAGCCACAATTTGAAGCCGGCAGGGAAAAGGTAGGTAAAAAGGGAGTAGTTAGGGATAAATCGGTCCATATGGAGGTAATTTATCAAGTATTATCCTATGGGCTTCAAATAGGTTTTGAATATCAGGGTCTTAGTTATTCACCGATTAAGGGTCCCGAGGGTAATATTGAATATTTATTATATCTAAAGAATAAGCAAAAACCACAAGAAAATCTTAATATAACAGAAATAATTAATCCAAAGACTATAGAATCGGTTGTCCTAGAAGCTCATAATGAGCTATAA
- the dxs gene encoding 1-deoxy-D-xylulose-5-phosphate synthase: MPRILDNINKANDIKSIKPQDYKRLAKEIRSFLISNVSKTGGHLASNLGVVELTMALHLFMDFPKDKLIWDVGHQSYTHKLLTGRKDQFATLRQLDGISGFPKREESECDAFDTGHSSTAISAALGMVKARDLKGLSNKVVAVIGDGALTGGMAFEALNNAGRLKSNMIIILNDNNMSISENVGGMANYLAKLRTNTRYTGFKESMENALTRKIPGGREIVHCLKRSKDAVKYFMLPNMLFEDMGLTYIGPIDGHNINSLLSALKNANRANKAVVIHVITKKGKGYIPAEKNPSRFHGIDPFYIDNGEPVAKNQTASYTKVFSSALVKMGKKNNKLVAITAAMPYGTGLSSFKKHFPDRFFDVGIAEEHAVTFAAGMAAEGFRPVVAIYSTFLQRSYDQIIHDVCINNLPVIFAIDRAGITGRDGKTHQGIFDLSYLSHIPNLVVMAPKNKWELEEMLEFALSYEGPVAIRYPKGEAYTGLMENREPIRLGKSEIIDKAGDIAILAVGSMVKTAVMVKNRLNDYNIKVTLVNTRFVSPMDCEILEELSENHNVFITMEENVRIGGYGQQVSDFLCRNNKQDIRHINISLPDKFIEHGGVSELFERLDFDAESITRKILDELQF; this comes from the coding sequence TTGCCCAGAATACTGGATAATATAAACAAAGCCAATGATATAAAAAGTATAAAACCCCAGGACTACAAAAGACTTGCAAAGGAGATACGATCATTTTTAATTTCAAATGTAAGTAAGACCGGTGGACATTTGGCATCTAATCTTGGTGTCGTTGAGCTTACCATGGCCTTACATCTGTTTATGGATTTTCCCAAGGATAAGTTAATCTGGGACGTTGGGCATCAATCCTATACCCATAAACTCTTAACGGGAAGAAAAGACCAATTTGCAACTCTTCGTCAGTTAGACGGCATAAGCGGTTTTCCAAAACGGGAGGAAAGTGAATGTGATGCCTTTGATACGGGGCATAGTTCAACAGCAATATCAGCAGCCTTAGGAATGGTTAAGGCCAGAGATTTAAAAGGCCTAAGTAATAAAGTTGTTGCCGTAATAGGAGACGGTGCACTGACAGGGGGCATGGCTTTTGAAGCCCTTAATAATGCCGGCAGACTCAAATCTAATATGATAATTATCCTAAACGATAATAATATGTCCATATCGGAAAATGTGGGAGGTATGGCCAATTATCTGGCGAAACTTAGAACCAATACCAGATATACAGGTTTTAAGGAAAGTATGGAAAATGCACTTACCAGGAAGATACCCGGAGGCAGGGAAATAGTTCACTGCTTAAAACGTTCTAAGGATGCAGTTAAGTATTTTATGCTTCCTAATATGTTATTTGAGGATATGGGTCTAACCTATATCGGCCCTATTGATGGCCATAATATAAATAGTTTACTATCGGCCCTAAAGAATGCAAATAGGGCTAATAAAGCTGTGGTTATCCATGTTATTACTAAGAAAGGTAAGGGATATATACCTGCCGAAAAAAACCCCAGCAGATTCCACGGAATTGATCCTTTTTATATCGATAACGGTGAGCCGGTTGCAAAAAATCAGACAGCTTCCTATACTAAGGTTTTTTCATCTGCCTTAGTAAAGATGGGGAAGAAGAATAATAAGCTGGTAGCCATAACGGCTGCCATGCCATATGGAACGGGACTGAGTTCGTTTAAAAAACATTTTCCCGATAGGTTTTTTGACGTAGGAATAGCAGAGGAACATGCGGTAACCTTTGCTGCCGGTATGGCTGCAGAAGGATTTCGTCCGGTAGTAGCCATATATTCTACCTTTTTACAAAGATCATATGATCAGATTATTCATGATGTATGTATCAATAATCTTCCTGTGATTTTTGCCATAGACAGGGCCGGAATAACCGGCAGGGACGGTAAAACCCATCAAGGTATTTTTGATTTGTCATATTTAAGCCATATACCAAATCTGGTTGTTATGGCCCCAAAAAACAAATGGGAATTGGAAGAAATGTTGGAATTTGCCCTATCCTATGAGGGGCCTGTAGCCATAAGGTATCCCAAGGGAGAAGCATATACCGGGCTTATGGAAAATAGGGAACCTATAAGACTGGGTAAAAGTGAAATTATTGATAAAGCCGGTGATATAGCCATATTGGCAGTGGGAAGCATGGTAAAGACCGCTGTTATGGTAAAGAATAGACTAAATGATTATAATATTAAGGTAACCTTGGTTAACACCCGCTTTGTATCTCCAATGGATTGTGAGATTCTAGAAGAACTTTCAGAAAATCATAATGTATTTATAACTATGGAGGAAAACGTAAGAATCGGGGGATATGGCCAACAGGTGTCAGATTTTCTTTGCAGAAATAATAAGCAAGATATAAGGCATATTAACATATCATTACCGGATAAATTTATTGAACATGGTGGAGTCAGTGAATTATTTGAAAGATTAGATTTTGATGCTGAAAGTATTACAAGAAAAATACTGGATGAGCTGCAATTTTAA
- a CDS encoding polyprenyl synthetase family protein encodes MNFNIELEKRLSEIEEILKDYLPKEEGYYKKLMEAMNYSILAGGKRIRPMLMLETFRLFEGRDINILHPFMAAIEMIHTYSLVHDDLPAMDNDEYRRGRKTTHIVYGEAMAILAGDGLLTLAFETAAKAFNMVDDTLEEAHIIYKRIIRALQILSSKAGIHGMIGGQVIDIESEGHPISKDRLDIMYLLKTGALIEASMMIGGVIAGAGDDEIRTIESIASDIGLAFQIRDDILDVTGDDKILGKPVHSDEKNDKSTYIAIMDIEQAIKEVSSVTDRARKAYESLPYKNEYLESLIIKLMNRDK; translated from the coding sequence ATGAACTTTAATATTGAGTTAGAAAAACGCTTATCTGAGATTGAAGAAATACTAAAAGACTATTTGCCTAAGGAAGAAGGCTATTATAAAAAATTAATGGAAGCCATGAATTATAGCATCTTAGCCGGAGGTAAGCGGATTCGGCCTATGCTTATGTTGGAAACCTTCCGGCTTTTTGAAGGTAGGGATATAAATATTTTACATCCCTTTATGGCTGCAATCGAAATGATTCATACTTATTCCTTAGTCCATGATGATCTTCCGGCTATGGATAATGATGAATATCGCAGGGGAAGAAAGACTACCCATATTGTATACGGAGAAGCCATGGCTATTCTTGCAGGAGACGGACTTTTAACCCTTGCCTTTGAAACAGCAGCTAAAGCCTTTAACATGGTTGATGATACTTTAGAGGAAGCCCATATTATATATAAAAGAATAATAAGAGCACTTCAAATCTTATCAAGTAAAGCCGGAATTCATGGAATGATCGGAGGACAGGTTATTGATATAGAATCTGAGGGGCATCCTATAAGCAAGGATAGGCTTGATATAATGTACCTTTTAAAGACCGGAGCTTTGATTGAAGCTTCAATGATGATAGGTGGGGTAATTGCAGGGGCCGGGGATGATGAGATTCGTACTATAGAAAGTATCGCCTCAGATATCGGACTGGCATTTCAAATAAGGGATGATATCCTAGATGTTACCGGGGATGATAAAATACTTGGAAAGCCTGTTCATAGCGATGAAAAAAATGATAAATCCACTTATATAGCCATTATGGATATAGAGCAGGCAATAAAAGAAGTAAGCTCTGTTACAGATAGGGCAAGGAAGGCCTATGAATCTTTGCCTTACAAGAATGAATATTTGGAATCTTTAATTATTAAATTAATGAACAGAGATAAGTAG
- the xseB gene encoding exodeoxyribonuclease VII small subunit, producing MIDKDFKLEEAFEKLDTIIEELEKPDTSLENSFALYQEGMKLLKACNDSIDKVEKELIILSESGETDEL from the coding sequence ATGATAGATAAAGATTTCAAATTGGAGGAAGCCTTTGAAAAATTAGATACAATAATTGAAGAGTTGGAAAAGCCAGATACAAGTTTAGAAAATTCATTTGCCCTTTATCAGGAAGGTATGAAGCTATTAAAAGCCTGCAACGATTCCATTGATAAAGTGGAAAAGGAATTAATAATCTTAAGTGAAAGTGGAGAAACAGATGAACTTTAA